Within Populus trichocarpa isolate Nisqually-1 chromosome 6, P.trichocarpa_v4.1, whole genome shotgun sequence, the genomic segment TATTTTAGAGTTACTCTAAAACTCGCATATTTTGTTCTGCatgcataaaaagaaagaacatataTCATATACAAGCTTTTCTAAGTACAAAAACATTACATAAATATTAGTCCTTGATTATACTCATATTTGTGCAATCAAATCTTCATAATCTTTATAAgaatatacttttttattttcagtacaCTTAAAAACTTTGTAATCTTATAAATGTTATCTTGTGAAATATAAAGAGACTAGaacttttaattgtattatcCATTCTATTGATAGAATATCTTgatccaaataaaaatcatcaattgtAAATCTTTGAAAGTTTAAATGAAAAACTCTTAGTTATTGGTGAGAGAcatcaccaaaataaaattttaaaaagaaattttttttaaaatggagaaaaaagatTTAGTATGGATTCATCAAATGACATTATATCTTTGAACTTGAATTAGTGAAGAATACAATGCTCAAGtacaatttgatatttaaggTGTGGATGTAGACTTGccaaactatattaaaaatcgagtttataatttctattttttaactcCTTTCTTTAagtgatttaattatattatttgttaattatatttaattaaatgaattaattattattagtgaaacacctaatttattttctaaatatattttgctttaatactagaaaaacaatataaaccaTGGCAGCAAAACATGTGCACAGATGATTAATCTACCTCCCCGCTTCCTAGTGAATATATGAAGCTTGAGATAGCTTGTTTCTTGACTttactttttttgttcaatGTCGTCTCTAATAACAGTCATGATTGAACAGATCACCATTCTCAagtcaaaaacatattatgaaAGCCTTGAACAAGCTTCATTCAAAGTTGTGAAGGAATGAGCACCTTGACATAATATTCAAGATCAAATAAACTTCTCCAACAGAAAACATGAGTACAGCAGCACATAGAAGTGGTGATTAGGTTAAAACTACTGTAACATTTTCATGAGGAAACTCAGGCAGCAAATAATTTGCTCCTTCACCAGTTAGAACAGTCAATTGAATGGGTAAGTCTTAAATATGTACAGGACTCAAGCTTCTTACATTCTTGGACATGATATCAAAGAGCAAATTTGCCAAGAATATCAACTGAAAAGGGATTTCATCAAATATCTCAATGCCCATGAAATACTCATCATCTCCACACGCTAGCTTAATGTTTGAATGTTTGCAATCAAAACGCAATTTTCCAAGTTCAATTGCCTAATGCTGCAACCAGGGACAGGGGACAGAAGGTCTAAAGCTCTAAAATTAATGGAGCAATGGATTGGAATCCACATATAGGTTCCTCAAACCAACCCCCTTCCAGAAAGTCAATCTAAAATACTTCTTTTATACACCAACTAATTCTACACGGAAATATGGGATCGTTGAGGATGATGCCATTAATTTCAGGCCTCTGTAAATATATAACTGCAACCAGGTATTTTTCTAATCCCTCTCTCCTTCATTTCATCCCTAACAATAGAAACATCTAACCATTGATTTGCTGAGGCATAGATGTTAGATAAGAGCACATAACTACCAGCCTTTTCAGGTTCAAGTTCTAACAGCCGATTAGCAACCTCCTCTCTCAACTCAACATCACCATGCAATTTACAAGCCCCAAGCAGTGCACCCCAAGCACAAGCATGAGGCTTCAAAGGCATTGACTTCAGAAGATCGTAAGCTGCCCTTAGCTGTCCTGCTCGGCTAAGTAGATCAACCATACAGGCATAATGATTAGGAGAGGGAACTACAGAGTACTTGTTTTTCATGGTATCAAAAAAGTGCCAGCCATCCTCAATAAGCCCTCCACGGCTACAAGCTGTCAAAATTACAGTAAATGCCACTGTATCTGGAATTAACCCCTCATCTAACATCCTGTTAAACAACTCAACAGCCTCAACTCCTCGTCCATGAATAGACAATCCTTGTATCAAAGAACAACATGGAATTAGGTCACGACTAGGCATATCTTCAAACAATTTTACCGCCTTTTCCATGTTCCCACACTTCGCATGCATGTCAATAAGGGCAGCAAGAACATGAGCCTGACGAGTATCAATTGATGTCTGGCTCAAATAACTATCAACCCATTTAGCCAAGTCTGAATTACCCAGTTGGGAACAAGCAGACATCAAACTCACCATTATAAATTCATCGGGCTTAACATTCATAGACaccatttcaaaaaatatcttgacGGCCTCATTAGGCTGTTCATTCCGAGAATACCCAGAAATCAATGCGGACCATGCAACAACATCTTTTTCTGGAGCTTCATCAAACAATGCCCTTGCAGACGCCATATCCCCTACTTTCGCATATCCATCAATCATAACTGTAAATGAGACAACATTTCTCTCGaccatttcatcaaacaccttcTTCGCTCCACTCAAATCCCCTGCTTTCCCCAGGCCACTGATCATTGCATTCCACGACGGTAAATTCCTCTCCGGCATtctctcaaacaccctcttagCGTTTTCCAAATCCCCAACACTTGCATATCCAGCAACCATTGCTGTCCAAGAAACCACATTTCTCTCAGgaatttcatcaaacaccttACGTGCACTCAATATCTCCTTGCATTTACCATAAAAACTAATCAAACTAGACCCAACATAAACATCATCACTAACTCCACACCGTATTGCCGACCCATGAACAATTTCACCTTCTTTCAGTCTCAATTCATTAGAACAAACCTTAATTAGCAGCGGATAAGTGTATTTATCAGACAATGCATACTCGCTTTGTTTCATTCGATAAAAGAGCGAAAACGTGTCAATGAATTGGGAATTTTTAGAGAAGATTTTGAGGAGGATGTTATAGAGGAAAGTGGAGGGGTTAAGGAGGCGATTAAAGATAGAAGTGGAGTAGGAAACTGAAGTAGAGATGGAGAGAAAGTGGGAGATTATAAAGTGGTCTTGTTCAAGACCTTTGTGGATTATGTGGGCGTGGAATTGATGAAGGTGAGGGATTGTTTTGCAGGATTTAATGAGAAGTGAGATTGAAGGGTTAGAGGAGGAAAGATTTAAAGGCATGGATGGGCTTGTAAGAGAGAGGGGGTTTCCTTGCATGAATTGGTGCATGAGAAACAGAGGAGTTAGATgtctgtgttttatttttttaaatattttttatttaaaaatatattaaaataatattattttttatattaatgcattaaaatgatttaaaaatattaaaataaatattaatttaaaataaataaataaaatttaatttaaaaaaaaacagttttgaaccgtaaaaaaaacaacaggatTTAGTGGGCCAGATAATTGAATGGGTTTCGGCccatttataagatatttaactTTTTCTGTTCAGTATATGAAAGAAATATATTCTTATGAATTTTTCGGgtagatatataaaaattgtgCCTTTTacgttattttaaaaaaataataataaatttgattaatttgcaAACCATCGTGAAGTAAGAACAAGGTCGAGGAGAGTCGATCATTAGCTTGTTGATAGCTTTATCTATTGATGGCCCAACTCGTCTCATGGGCTAAGCCCATCAAACTCGAATAAATCCCCTTTGCAATGCGATCAGGAATATCTCCGATTCTCCACCAAGAAAGAGGAGGCCAAACCAAGCCGATTCTGtgaaattaacaaacaaatacGATAAATCAAACCCAGATAGATAATGATCTGGGCATACCCACCAACTCGGAAGCAACTAGCTGCCACTGTTGGGTTGTTTCTCACCGGTGCTTCACTTTCAGTCTATGGAGCCTACATGTCCCTCGCCAACATTGCCCCTCAACAAGCCCGAACCAAGGCTCGTAGCGATTATATTAAAGACCGCCTTCGGAAGATGCTAGACGATTAGACCTCTTCCATAGCCTCCTTAACGGCGGCGCGTGATGGTTTGGAGGACTGCGGCAGGTGGCCTATGGTTTTCGTCTCTCAGTTTTGTATCTTTCGGTTCTACTTGGGTTGGGCTTTCTAGTTGTATTGGGCTGGGCTCcttgttttaaaattgttgtGGTATTTTATGCGCTCCATCTATTTACAATTATTAgcattattagttttttttaatgatatgagGTTTTCTCgaattaacttctttttttttttttggcagtcAGCCCAGAATACGAATgagatatatttaatttttcatatgctcagaagcaaaaataaaaaatatatataaaaaaaaactaatgttaatATAAATGCATCCTTCCTATTCCTCTTAGGTGCAACGAAACAATTATGTAGGCACTAAGTGGTATAATTCATTTCTCAATAATATAGAAGAATTTGGTTTGATTGTATGTGAATACTAACGAATTAgaggattaaaattgaaaataaggtgaaatgaaaactttttatttaaaaaaatatattttttggttctttattatttttagttcagccatcaagttttttttttaattttatcatttaatattgtattgATTGGTAATTTAGTTTGATGATTTGTCTCgtattgttttctttgcttATTTTTAAAGGCCTTAATGCATTAGGCTACTCAGCCCTACATGgctaatctttaaaaaaagaattcttaaaaaatagataattgaaaatataatatatgtaatTTCCTTTAAATTCTTAgattagttaatattttttaaaaaatatatattatttaatgaaaatccatttaattcttatttattcttgaatgattgttatttttgtgtAACTCATCataatcattttgttttattttgttcagttGTTTTACTATGATCgctaattcttattattatataattaaataaaagttgtttaaaaaaaataaacttattgtCCAATTGGATTCGTGACTCGGGTTTCATGTTTGACAAGTTGACCCGAATCGAACTGATATGTCATCatcttaatatcaaaaaattagatgttatcttgatttttttttaattcaaaccaaGTTTTTAACAAtgtttcaagttgtttttagaCTTGTCAAATTGACCAAGTCACATTAAATCAACTcttatttggtttaatttaataCTCGGGCTAGGCAGGAATTCAGGTCAGAAGGTTTCAAGGatgagaaatctcttaaactcttttaggagagagagattgcTTACATATTGTACTCTATTCactcttagaaaataaaagtcATAACTTTCTTTTGTGTTACCTCAAGTgttaactcttttcttttatgttttaggtgTTTACGTATTGTACTCTATTCActcttagaagaaaaaaaaaaaaagcataacttTCTATTTATGGGAAAAcctaaaaattctataaatagaaaaatattaatttgtccCTTAAATAAtgtcacatatattattttaagttaattttagaaatttattcaatcaagtccttactttattgtttttagatcTAGAACTGTAATCTCTTGAATTaattgcattttatttcttaatttctaaaatttatttacaatcaagttacGCATGATTAATCATTCCTTTTTAATTGACAATAAGATATATACACTAATAACAACATCATTAGCAAATAGCAATTCAaacatgaacataaaaaaaacatctttaaaaatttattgttcgTTGCGTGGGTTTGAGAGACCTTTTGTCAttatttggaaataaaaaaaaaacatgctaaccatctttttttcttatttccttCTTCTTGTTTGCCTATTTGGAGTAATTTCCTTATAAGGCTAATACTTGATGCGTGTATTTTTGCATTTGCTTgcttcgtattttttttaaaaaaaagctctaAATCCAATCCATATACAATTTTATAGCATGGTTGATAAGAACTAAGAAGTCAGATATGATGGCTTAAAAAAAAGTccattaatcattttttttctttttctttttttacattagcactataaaaaagattggtaaaatatcatatttcagaaaatatttagataaatagtataattttgTGAGTCACAAATTGTGCAGGTATCACTATGAcacaaattacaataaaaagaaaagagaaaagaaacaaaaaaagagattttaaagtTGTCTCAAAACTCTGATGACAACATCATTGATATCATCATAAAGATCTCAATAATAtgaatccaataaaattaagaaatgtcATCAGCAGTGACCGGAGTAAGCCTCACAAGTTTTTCAAAGGCAAGTAAGCCACCCATGTCGTTTTTGGACGGTTTGTGTGACCTACTCTGGTCATCATTGGTGATCTTCTTTGGTATGTTGGATTCTTTTTGTTGAAGTCTTTCTGATGATACTAATAGTGTTGTCATTGGAGCTTCGTTATGCTTCCAGgatctctctctcccccccctcTTTCTTCACAAATTACAATAAGAAGGGATGagagatgagaaagaaaaaaacaaagaaaaaaaaaagagattttgaaAGCACACTAAAACTTTAATGACAACATTATTGGTACTGTAAAAAAAGATCATAAGAAAACGAATCCAACAATATCTAAGGAGATCACCAATGGTAATCGGAGTGGACCACATGAATTGCTTAAAGGTAAATGAGTCATCCGCCATCTTTAGACGACTTTTGTGACTCACTCTAATTACCGTTAATGACTTTTGTTGATGTTATTGGATTTGTCTCATTGAGATCTTTTCTACTAATAATAGTGAAGTCGTCATTTAAGTTTTAGTGTGCAtctgggtttcttttttttttttaatcagtatATTATATacagtattatttttttcaattttatttttgatgtccTACAAAAAAACCCTCCATTTTTTTCCTGAACTAGAGCCAAATCTGAGCACAATACTTGATATTGATGTGGAGAATCTGTTACACGTCAGATATACATGATATCAGCAGGATTCCAATTACAGTGCCTGAGCACAAGTAGTCGTAATAGATTACCAACTGAAAAACCAATACTTACGATCTTTCTGGGTTAACCCTCGCAATTGTTGTCGCAAACTAAAGATCATGTTGGCTCTCTGATTCCAGTGGCTACATACCCCTTTGACTGccattaaaaccataaacaacaAGTGTAATCTCACAATTAATCTTACTATAAACATGCATCTTTCTCAACATAGAATGCACATCATATTCTTAAGTACAAATGATAATGTCCAGTCACCTttagattatttaatttattcaatccaTAATCTATAATCAAACTActtataccaaaaaaaagagttgttacTGGATGTTTTAGCATCCGTTATTTATAAAACTTTCGTTTGAGCATCGGCTATTGATGGTATCGATGTTCTAACATGGTCAAAATATCAATGTTTTATTACTAGCACAACGCTGATGCTGAAACACAATGGTATGGACAAGCATGAAACCAGATTTCCAACAGACAGACAGCATTTGTACGAGCGTCCTATTCCTACATAGTTCATAACGCCGAGTGCTGCCAACAACCTCACTCACTCAAGAGGCAATAGTGAAAAGTGTACTGCTCAAGTAAAACTTGTCTGTCTTTAATGGAGGAATCAACAAAAAATGCGGAggctaagaaagaaaagaagagaggacATCGTCCTCTCATCGTAGCACAATCACCGGCCGAAAAGGCCCACATCATGGTCCCTGCCATGTGTAGCACTGCCATTTACCGCCTCAGAGGTGAACTGGGTCTCGGCTCCTGCGGTGCAGCCATTCACTGGCTCGTCCACCATGCCCGGCCTGATCTCATTCCCGCCCCCGAACCACCCACTAAGACTAAATCGGCTAAGACTTGCCCCAGTCGCAAAACGGACTCCGTTGATCATGACCCAATTCCAAAACCCGCTTGCATGGCGAGGGCAGATGGTGATACGCCTGTTTCTGATTTTCCGGCTACCGCCCGGGCAGCGAGGTCTCCGGTGAGAGCCACTGTGGTGCAGGCTTCGACGGTGGTTTTTGACACTCCGGCAACATTGGGTACTTGGAGTtgtgtcttttttctttttcctttcgttttctAATCTGATAAAGAATGGgttttcttctatattttttttttctgttacagtctctctttttttcttgttaagcAGATAAAGCAGAGAGATTGATTGCTGGTGCAGCAGCATATGGGTCACAATTAGTTGTGTTTCCAGAAGCTTTTGTTGGTGGTTATCCTAGGAGTGTGAGGTTTGATGCTACAAATCCAACTGAAGGAGATGATGGTTTGCAGAGGTACTATGCCTCAGCTATTGATGTGCCTGGTGAGAGCCCCTTTTGATCGCTTATGTGGCATTTCGCTTTCTGTAACTTGTGCCAATCTATGCCTTACTCCTTCATCTGCCAGCTAAGAACTTTTTGTAGCAGAAA encodes:
- the LOC7492234 gene encoding uncharacterized protein LOC7492234, with the protein product MIWAYPPTRKQLAATVGLFLTGASLSVYGAYMSLANIAPQQARTKARSDYIKDRLRKMLDD
- the LOC7466015 gene encoding putative pentatricopeptide repeat-containing protein At5g37570, which encodes MHQFMQGNPLSLTSPSMPLNLSSSNPSISLLIKSCKTIPHLHQFHAHIIHKGLEQDHFIISHFLSISTSVSYSTSIFNRLLNPSTFLYNILLKIFSKNSQFIDTFSLFYRMKQSEYALSDKYTYPLLIKVCSNELRLKEGEIVHGSAIRCGVSDDVYVGSSLISFYGKCKEILSARKVFDEIPERNVVSWTAMVAGYASVGDLENAKRVFERMPERNLPSWNAMISGLGKAGDLSGAKKVFDEMVERNVVSFTVMIDGYAKVGDMASARALFDEAPEKDVVAWSALISGYSRNEQPNEAVKIFFEMVSMNVKPDEFIMVSLMSACSQLGNSDLAKWVDSYLSQTSIDTRQAHVLAALIDMHAKCGNMEKAVKLFEDMPSRDLIPCCSLIQGLSIHGRGVEAVELFNRMLDEGLIPDTVAFTVILTACSRGGLIEDGWHFFDTMKNKYSVVPSPNHYACMVDLLSRAGQLRAAYDLLKSMPLKPHACAWGALLGACKLHGDVELREEVANRLLELEPEKAGSYVLLSNIYASANQWLDVSIVRDEMKERGIRKIPGCSYIFTEA